The Sphingomonas sp. NBWT7 nucleotide sequence TCCCCCCGACCGCCCCGGCATAGCGCCCGCGCCATGCTCGACATCCGCTTCATCCGTGACGATCCCGCCGCCTTCGACGCCGCCATGCAGCGTCGCGGCAATGCAACCCGTGCCGATGCGGTGCTCGATCTCGATCGTCGCCGCCGCGAGGTCGTGACCGAGCTTCAGGTCGGTCAGGCACGCCGCAACGAGGCATCGAAGGCGATCGGCGCCGCCAAGGCGGCCAAGGACGAGGCAGCGGCCGCCGCGCTGATGGCGGAGGTCGCGACGCTCAAGCAGCGGCTGCCCGAGCTTGAGGCGCAGGACGGCGCGCTGACGACCGAGCTCGACGGCCGGCTCGCGACGCTCCCCAACTTGCCGCTCGCCGACGTGCCCGACGGCGTGGACGAGAACGACAACTTGCTGATCCATGAGCGTGGCACCCGACCGGCGTTCGACTTCACGGTGCGCGAGCATGACGCGATCGGCCCCGCGATCGGCCTCGACTTCGAAACCGGCGCGCTGCTCTCGGGTGCGCGTTTCACGTTGGTGCGCGGCCACGCGGCGCGTCTCGCCCGCGCGCTCGGCCAGTTCGGGCTCGACGTGCTGACGCGCGATCATGGCTATGAAGAGGTCGTGCCCCCGCTCCTCGTCCGCGACGAAACGATGTTCGGCACCGGCCAGCTGCCCAAGTTCGCCGAGGACCTGTTTCGCACCACCGACGGGCGCTGGCTGATCCCGACCAGCGAGGTCAGCCTCACCAACATCGTGCGCGAGAAGATCCTCGCCGCGACCGATCTGCCGCTGCGTTTCACCGCCCTCACCCCCTGTTTCCGCTCGGAAGCCGGCGCGGCGGGGCGCGATACGCGCGGCTTCATCCGCCAGCATCAGTTCGATAAGGCCGAGATGGTCTCGATCGTCGAGCCCGATCAGTCAGAAGCCGAGCACGAGCGGATGACCGGCGCCGCTGAGGACGTTTTGACGCGGCTCGAACTGCCCTTCCGCCGCATGAAGCTGTGCACCGGCGACATGGGCTTCTCCGCCGCGCGTACCTACGACATCGAAGTATGGCTGCCCGGCCAGGATCGCTACCGCGAAGTATCGTCTTGCTCGACCTGCACCGACTTCCAGGCACGCCGCATGAATGCCCGTTTCCGCCCGGATGGCGAAAAGGCGACTCGCTTCGTCCACACGCTCAATGGCTCGGGGCTGGTGGTCGGCCGCACGATCGTCGCGATCCTCGAGAATTACCAGCAGGCCGACGGATCGGTCGCGGTGCCGGCGGTGCTGCAGCCGTATCTCGGCGGGCTCAACCGGCTGGAGCCGCGCTGATCGCCGCGCTAGATCAGGCGTCGATGCGGATCACCCTTCCATCTGCGCTGCTGCTCGCGTCCACGCTCGCGGCGTGCATCCCGTCGGTCGACCGGCCGGCCTATCCGGCCGACGCCCCACCGCCGGCCGATCGCCCCCGCGACATGCCGCGCGCGTGGGATCGTCCCGGCGAGGATGACGATCGCCGGGAACAGGCGCCGCGCGACGGTGACGCCAGCCCGCGCCAACCGGACGAGGTTGCGAAGCTGCCCGCGCCGCGCCCCGCGTGGGAGGCGCGTTCGGTTGCCGCTGACGCGCGCGACGTTGCCGATCAGGTCTATGTCGTGCGCCCCGGCGACTCGCTGCGGCTCGTTGCCGAACGGCTTGGTGTCGGGGCCGACGCGGTCGCGCGCGCCAATGGGCTGGAGGCGCCCTACACGATCCGCACCGGTCAGCGGCTAACCATCCCTGGCGGCCGCTACCATCTCGTCCGCGCCGGGCAGACCGGTATCGCGATCGCGCGCGCCTATGGCG carries:
- the serS gene encoding serine--tRNA ligase yields the protein MLDIRFIRDDPAAFDAAMQRRGNATRADAVLDLDRRRREVVTELQVGQARRNEASKAIGAAKAAKDEAAAAALMAEVATLKQRLPELEAQDGALTTELDGRLATLPNLPLADVPDGVDENDNLLIHERGTRPAFDFTVREHDAIGPAIGLDFETGALLSGARFTLVRGHAARLARALGQFGLDVLTRDHGYEEVVPPLLVRDETMFGTGQLPKFAEDLFRTTDGRWLIPTSEVSLTNIVREKILAATDLPLRFTALTPCFRSEAGAAGRDTRGFIRQHQFDKAEMVSIVEPDQSEAEHERMTGAAEDVLTRLELPFRRMKLCTGDMGFSAARTYDIEVWLPGQDRYREVSSCSTCTDFQARRMNARFRPDGEKATRFVHTLNGSGLVVGRTIVAILENYQQADGSVAVPAVLQPYLGGLNRLEPR